TTTCATAGGTAATTCGATTGGTCGTCCCCTGATTGGGGACGGCAGATTTTGTGACCAGTTAATGTTTTCACCCCCGATTTGCGGAGCAAATCGGCCCCTTAGGGGCTATTGAGTGTCATTACTGTATGCGAATATTTCTGAAATATGCTGACTAGTTACCTAGTTTGTATACCCATATACTAGGGTGTAAGTTCGTTCCTATATGAGATTTCTTTGTGCCTAGCCGATACTATGTTTATGGAACGACTCCTAGTCGCAACAGCGGCTTTAAATCAGACCCCGATCGATTGGGAGAATAACCTTCGTAATATTCGAGGGGCTATTGCGGCTGCGCGTAGAGCAGGGGCGCAGATCGTGTGTCTACCGGAGCTGTGCATTACGGGCTACGGCTGCGAAGATACCTTTCATTCCTCCGGGATCTTAGAGCAGGCGCTCCGCTATACCGTAGAGCTGGCCAAGGAGAGTAGGGGGATTGTCGTTAACGTTGGGTTACCCCTAGAGCTTAACGGTGCGGTGTACAACGTAGTCGCGCTGTTGGCCAATGGTGAGATAGCTGGTTTCGTTGCAAAGCAGCACCTAGCCGGCGATGGGATTCACTACGAGCCACGTTGGTTTAAGCCGTGGCCGCGCGGCGTTGTCTCGCATATTCAGCTTGGTAAACAAGCCGTGCCGGTTGGGGATATATTTTTTGAGGTTGATGGGGTCAGGATCGGATTTGAGATCTGCGAGGACGCGTGGGTCGCCGATCGACCGGGAATCGATCTCGCCCGTCACGGTGTGGATATCGTGCTTAATCCAAGCGCTAGTCACTTCTCATTCGGAAAACATGAGGTGAGAAAACGCTTCGTTCTTGAAGGCTCGCGCGCCTTCGGTGTTGCGTACCTCTATGCGAACCTGCTTGGGTGCGAGGCCGGACGGGTTATCTATGATGGAGACACCATAATCTGCTCACATGGAGAGATTGTAGCTCTGGGAGAGCGCTTCTCATTCGAGCAGCTACAGGTAGTAAGTGGCGTTATCGATCTGGAGCGCTCGCGCATGATTCGCCGCAGGCTCTCTAGCTTTCGTCCACAACACGACGCCGGAAACCGACTAGTTGTGATTACGGGGCTAAAGCTAAAACGGAGCACGAAAAGCTCTAAAGCCCAGAGTATAGCGTGGGAGGGATCTGAAACTATAAAGCATGAGGAGTTTACCCGTGCCGTATCGTTAGGGCTCCTTGACTACCTCCGTAAGAGTAGGAGCGAGGGTTTCGTTGTTTCATTAAGCGGCGGAGTTGATTCAAGTGCTGCGAGTTGTCTCGTTAGGCTGATGATAGAGGGCGCGCTTAAGGAGCTTGGACTGGCTGGGCTTAAAGCGAAGCTTTCATATATTCCCGGCATTAAGCGCATTAAGAACGTGAGGGAGCTCACAAAGCACTTACTAGCGTGTGTCTATCAGGGCAGCGATAATAGTTCAGAAACAACAGCTACCGCTGCTAGCACGCTTGCAAAGGAGCTTGGAGCAGAGTTCTTTAACCTCTCCATAGCGGAGCTAGTAGATAGTTATGAAAAGCTTATAAGCAAAGCAACTGGAGTGAAGCTCTCGTGGCAGGAGCACGATATCGCAAGGCAGAATATTCAGGCCCGTGTGCGATCGCCATCAGTCTGGCTTATTGCAAACCTGCGGCGGGCGTTATTATTAACTACCAGTAACCGCAGCGAGGCCGCGGTTGGATATACAACCATGGACGGCGATAGTAGTGGTGGGCTTAGCCCGTTAGGGGGCATTGATAAGGCTTTTTTACGGCAGTGGCTTAAGTGGCTTGAGCGCCAGGGTCCAGCTGGGCTTAGCTCTTTTCCCGCACTAGCACTTGTAAATGTGCAGGCCCCTACAGCGGAGCTTCGACCGGCACGCGATAAGCAAACCGATGAGAGAGATCTTATGCCCTATGAGGTGCTCGATATTATTGAGCGCTACGCAGTGCGGGATAAGCTTCTGCCACAGGGAGTTCTGGAGCTGCTACGGGAGGACTTCGCGGGGCGCTACTCATTAGCGGAGCTTAGCGCATGGACCGAGCGATTCTTTAAGCTCTGGAGCGCCAATCAATGGAAGCGCGAGCGCTATGCGCCATCCTTTCACCTCGATGATGAGAACCTAGATCCGAAGAGCTGGTGCCGATTTCCGATATTATCTGGTGGCTTTGCGCAGGAGCTTAAGGGGTTGCGTAGTAAGAAGGGGAGCAGATGAGTAGTGCGGCTGGTGGCCGAAGACGGCTAGCTCTTTATGGTGGGGCCTTTGATCCGATTCATAACGGGCACCTTGCAACGATAGCGCT
This region of Pseudomonadota bacterium genomic DNA includes:
- the nadE gene encoding NAD(+) synthase; amino-acid sequence: MERLLVATAALNQTPIDWENNLRNIRGAIAAARRAGAQIVCLPELCITGYGCEDTFHSSGILEQALRYTVELAKESRGIVVNVGLPLELNGAVYNVVALLANGEIAGFVAKQHLAGDGIHYEPRWFKPWPRGVVSHIQLGKQAVPVGDIFFEVDGVRIGFEICEDAWVADRPGIDLARHGVDIVLNPSASHFSFGKHEVRKRFVLEGSRAFGVAYLYANLLGCEAGRVIYDGDTIICSHGEIVALGERFSFEQLQVVSGVIDLERSRMIRRRLSSFRPQHDAGNRLVVITGLKLKRSTKSSKAQSIAWEGSETIKHEEFTRAVSLGLLDYLRKSRSEGFVVSLSGGVDSSAASCLVRLMIEGALKELGLAGLKAKLSYIPGIKRIKNVRELTKHLLACVYQGSDNSSETTATAASTLAKELGAEFFNLSIAELVDSYEKLISKATGVKLSWQEHDIARQNIQARVRSPSVWLIANLRRALLLTTSNRSEAAVGYTTMDGDSSGGLSPLGGIDKAFLRQWLKWLERQGPAGLSSFPALALVNVQAPTAELRPARDKQTDERDLMPYEVLDIIERYAVRDKLLPQGVLELLREDFAGRYSLAELSAWTERFFKLWSANQWKRERYAPSFHLDDENLDPKSWCRFPILSGGFAQELKGLRSKKGSR